The Oncorhynchus kisutch isolate 150728-3 linkage group LG14, Okis_V2, whole genome shotgun sequence genomic sequence TGGTTCTATATAGATGTGTTCTATTGGTTCTATATAGATGTGTTCTATTGGTTCTATATAGATGTGTTCTATTGGTTCTATATAGATGTGTTCTATTGGTTCTTAATATATGTGTTCTATTGGTTCTATATAGATGTGTTCTATTGGTTCTATATAGATGTGTTCTATTGGTTCTATATAGATGTGTTCTATtggttctatatatatatatatgtgttctaTTTGTTCTATATAGATGTGTTCTATTGGTTCTATATAGATGTGTTCTATTGGTTGTATATAGATGTATTCTATTGGTTCTATATAGATGTATTCTATTGGTTCTATATAGATGTATTCTATTGGTTCTATATAGATGTATTATATTGGTTCTATATAGATGTGTTCTATATAGATGTGTTCTATTGGTTCTATATAGATGTATTCTATTGGTTAGATAAGCCAGTTGTGTCCATCTGTGGTGTCAAAGTTAGGGCAGTGGTTTCTATCTGTGGAGAAGTCAAAGTTAGGGCAGTGGTTTCTAAAAAACCACTCAAACAACagatattagctagctagataaggttagcaagataggcagctagctagctagatgagATTAGCATGCTAACTAGCTACATGGACAGCTgtcagggggtgggggtggggatgaGGGGGCGAGACTAGTCACTCAACACAGATAAGATGACGAAGAGAGCATTTATACATGTCATCTCTGCAACCTCTGTTTCTAATGGGGGAAGTGCCACTTTCTTAAGAGTGACTGAACAATGACAAGATGGCACCTCAGTGTCTCTGACCTTGTCCCTGAGTCTGTCCCTTTCCCTAACTCTATCCCTGTCCCTAACTCTATCCCTGTCCCTAACTCTGTCCCTGAAGCAACAGGCTGCAGGCACAGACCttgaccctgtccctgtccctaactctgtccctgtccctaactctgtccctgtcccgaactctgtccctgtccctaactCTGTCCGTGTCCCTAACTCTGTCCGTGTCCCTAACTCTGTCCGTGTCCCTAACTCTATCCGTGTCCCTAACTCTGTCCGTGTCCCAAACTCGGTCCCTGTCCCtaactctgtccctgtccctaactCTGACGCAACGGCTGCAGGCACAGACCCtgtcactgacagacacagacccagacccagctcTTCAACCCCTGTACAGACCCAGACCCAGCCCTTCAACCCCTGTACAGACCCAGCTCTTCAACCCCTgtacagacccagacccagagccAGACCCAGCTCGTCAACCCCTGTACAGACCCAGCTCTTCAACCCCTGTACagccccagacccagacccagctcTTCAACCCCTgtacagacccagacccagacccagagccAGACCCAGCTCTTCAACCCCATTACAGACCCAGACCCATACCCAGCTCTTCAACCCCTGTACAGACCCAGACACAGCTCTTCAACCCCTgtacagacccagacccagagccAGACCCAGCTCTTCAACCCCTgtacagacccagacccagacccagctcTTCAACCCCTGtacagaaccagacccagacccagctcTTCAACCCCTGTACAGAACCAGAGCCAGACCCAGCTCTTCAACCCCATTACAGACCCAGAGCCAGACCCAGCTCTTCAACCCCATTACAGACCCAGCTCTTCAACCCCATTacagacccagacccagctcTTCAACCCCTGTacagacccagacccagctcTTCAACCCCTgtacagacccagacccagagccAGACCCAGCTCTTCAACCCCTGTacagacccagacccagctcTTCAACCCCTGTacagacccagacccagctcTTCAACCCCATTacagacccagacccagctcTTCAACCCCTGTACagacccaaacccaaacccagaCCCAGCTCTTCAACCCCTGCACAGATacagacccagacccagctcTTCAACCCCTGTAGAGACCCAGACCCAGCTCTTCAACCCCTgtacagacccagacccagaaccagaaccagacccagCTCTTCAACCCCTGTactgacccagacccagacccagctcTTCAAACCCTgtacagacccagacccagaaccagaaccagacccagacccagctcTTCAACCCCTGTactgacccagacccagacccagctcTTCAACCCCTGtagagacccagacccagacccagctcTTCATCCCCTGTactgacccagacccagacccagtcccagctCTTCAACCCCATTACATACATCGGCACCCACAGCCCCATGGCCCCACAGCCCCGCCAACCACCTCGGACTGAATCCTGGCCCTATGCACATTTAGAAAGTAGTGTAAAATGTGAACGACTTCTCGATGAATGGAGATTTACATTCTCATTTACACTGGTCTTAATTGACGTGGGTCTTATCTAGAAGTGAATCCTTACTGCATAGCGTTACCATTCACACCATTCACAGGCCAGTTTCAGGACCCTGTGACGTACAGAGCACCCAGCCTGCCTCATGGTGAGAGGGGGGGGTCAGGACACCGCTGACAAACAATGAGGAGGCTTTTACATAGCCGTAAAACTGTCATTAATAGCCCACGTGTTCATTTACTTCGGGCATTTATTAAAGACAGGCTTCTATTTGAGCCAGGAGTCTATTTCCTTAAATGCACACAGATTTTGCTCAATAAAATGTTGATAAGATGACATCCTTTTTATTGTGACCAGTATAAACAGTAGAATAACAAATCCATTACAGATCAGATTTTCAAAGACTAGGCTGCCTAGCAGACAGCCCAGATTGAGCTCTTCAGCACCATTCTCTCACTCATTGCACCTCATTGCACTTTGTGGGTAAggttttctgggtaagtctctaagagccatgaggctttctgggtaagtctctaagagccatgaggctttctgggtaagtctcatgGAGGTTTgaggctttctgggtaagtctcatggaggtgtgatgctttctgggcaagtctcatggaggtgtgatgctttctgggcaagtctcatggaggtgtgatgctttctgggtaagtctcatgGAGGTGTGAGGCTTTCTGGGCAAGTCTCATGGAGGTGTgaggctttctgggtaagtctcatgGAGGTGTgaggctttctgggtaagtctcatgGAGGTGTGATGCTTTCTGGGCAAGTCTCATGGAGGTGTGATGCTTTCTGGGCAAGTCTCATGGAGGTGTgaggctttctgggtaagtctcatgGAGGTGTGATGCTTTCTGGGCAAGTCTCATGGAGGTGTGATGCTTTCTGGGCAAGTCTCATGGAGGTGTgaggctttctgggtaagtctcatgGAGGTGTGAGGCTTTCTGGGCAAGTCTCATGGAGGTGTgaggctttctgggtaagtctcatgGAGGTGTGATGCTTTCTGGGCAAGTCTCGTGGAGGTGTgaggctttctgggtaagtctcatgGAGGTGTGATGCTTTCTGGGCAAGTCTCATGGAGGTGTGATGCTTTCTGGGCAAGTCTCATGGAGGTGTgaggctttctgggtaagtctcatgGAGGTGTGAGGCTTTCTGGGCAAGTCTCATGGAGGTGTgaggctttctgggtaagtctcatgGAGGTGTGAGGCTTTCTGGGCAAGTCTCATGGAGGTGTgaggctttctgggtaagtctcatggaggtgtgatgctttctgggtaagtctcatgGAGGTGTGATGCTTTCTGGGCTTTTcatacctgtatttgacattatTTCCACTTTATTCTTTTAAAAAgtattttatccattttgaattcaggttgtaacaaatcaaaatgtggaataagtcgacGGGTATTTCTTAACGAAGGCACTGAAGGTATACACATACACCTACTAGAAGAGCTTTCACAGCCAATTCAAAATATTGATTAGGTATAGAGTAGCGTTGTTTAGGAATGTAGAATCAGATTGTTTGTAGAACGATATAGAATGATTGCTAAACTCTATCCATCAAATCCCTAACTTTTGCATCCTCACATTTCTGTACAACACAAAAGAGCAGTTATcaacatcgaagggacagcagtggagaaggtggaacgttttaagttcctcggcgtacacatcggagacaaactgaaattgtccagCCACACAGACGGTGTggtgaagaaatgtggcttgtcacccaaaaccctgacaaactttaagagatgcacaatcgagagcatcctgtcgggctgtatcacagcctggtccggcaactgcaccgccctcaaccacaaggctctccagagggtagtgaggtctgcacaacgcatcaccgggggcaaactacctgccctccaggacacctacagcacccgatgtcacaggaaggccataaagatcatcaaggacaacaaccacccgagccactgcctgttcactccgctatcatccagaaggcgaggtcagtataggtgcatcaaagctgggactgagagactgaaaaacattttatatctcaaggccatcagactgctaaacagcaatcactaactcagagaggctgctgcctacattgagacctaatcactggccactttaatacatggatcactagtcactttaaataatgccaccttattaatgtttacatatcttacattactcatatcacatgtatatactgtattttataccatctactgcaccttgtcTTTGCCGCTCAGACATTGCtaatccatatacttatatgcacatattctcattcacccctttagatttgtgtgttttaggtagttgttggggaattcattgattacttgttagatattactcttctgtcggaactagaagcacaaacatttcactacacccgcattaaaacttcttcgggatcagtgtcccttccacgggacggttgagctaacgtaggctaatgtgattagcatgaggttgagctaacgtaggctaatgcgattagcatggggttgtaagtaacaagaacatttcccaggacatagacatatctgatattggcagaaagcttaaattattgttcatctaactgcactgacacatttacagtagctattacagtgaaataataccatgctattgtttgaggcgAGTGCAACATTTTGAACATGGAAAGTTAtttataaacaaattaggcacatttgggcagtcttgatacaaaactttgaacagaaatgcaatggttcattggatgagtttaaaactttgcacatacactgctgccatctagtggccaaaatctaaactgCACCTGGGATGGAATAATACAAAAtagcatatatttttttgtattatcttttttttattgtacctttatttaaccaggcaaggcagttaagaataaattcttattttcaatgatggtctaggaacagtgggttaactacctgttcaggggcataatgacagatatgtaccttgtcagctcgggggtttgaacttgcaaccttccggttactagtccaacgctctaaccactaggctaccctgccgccccagaattACCAGatctatattctcctacattcctttcacatttccacaaacttcaaagggtTTCCTTTCAAAAGGTACCAAGAAtatgcttcaggtcctgagctacaggcagttagatttgggaatgtcattttaggtgaaaattgaaaccatgtgcatgtgaccaataaaatgtcatttgatttgagACACATGTtaagatactgtatgtgtattgATTGAACCCCACCACCAACATACCACTACAgcatctcaccccccccctcaccccaccccacTAACATCCCATCACCTCCACCCCCCCACAATACCAATATAATCACtcccccaccacccacccactTCCGCCACGCTACTTCATCCATTCTATTGTTTTATCTGTCCTGTCTTTTCTCATGATACCCCTCTAAGAAGGAGGCCAAAGGAGCAGATCAAACCATTGACCCCCAACACTGAGATGGGGCCCCATGAGGGAAGGCAGCTAACATCTGCTCCCTTAAGGCCAGCCTGGCAGATGGACAGCACAGAGAGAATGCTGCTCGTGCCTGGAATTctggagggaaacagagacaaaggatgaggaggaacagagggagggagaaaagggaggagCCAAACAGCCAACATGCCCTGACAAAGACCCATCAGAGTGGTGGCaatgggatgagggagagaggtagagagagacatggaaagagagagagagaggtagagagagatatggaaagagagagagagaggtagagagaaatatggaaagagagagagagagaggcagagagagatatggaaagagagagagatatggaaagagagagaggtagagaaagatatgtaaagagagagagagagagagaagagatggaaagagagagcgagagagagaagagatggaaagagagagcgagagagagagagagccgagatggaaagagagagcgagagagagagagagagacgagatggaaagagagaaaggtagaaagagacatggaaagagagagagagaggtagagagaaatatggaaagagagagagatatggaaagagagtgggagagagagagaggtagagaaagatatgtaaagagagagagagaggtagagagagatatggaaagagagagaggtagagagagacatggaaagagagagagagaggtagagagaaatatggaaagagagagagatatggaaagagagtgggagagagagagaggtagagaaagatatgtaaagagagagagaggtagagagagatatggaaagagagaggtaaaatggaaagagagagagagaggtagagagagatatggaaagagagagagaggtagagagagatggaaagagagagagaggtagagagagatggaaagagagagagaggtagagaaagatatgtaaagagagagagaggtagagaaagatatgtaaagagagagagaggtagagaaagatatgtaaagagagagagagaggtagagagagatatg encodes the following:
- the LOC109883075 gene encoding extensin-like, which codes for MDSCTDPVTDRHRPRPSSSTPVQTQTQPFNPCTDPALQPLYRPRPRARPSSSTPVQTQLFNPCTAPDPDPALQPLYRPRPRPRARPSSSTPLQTQTHTQLFNPCTDPDTALQPLYRPRPRARPSSSTPVQTQTQTQLFNPCTEPDPDPALQPLYRTRARPSSSTPLQTQSQTQLFNPITDPALQPHYRPRPSSSTPVQTQTQLFNPCTDPDPEPDPALQPLYRPRPSSSTPVQTQTQLFNPITDPDPALQPLYRPKPKPRPSSSTPAQIQTQTQLFNPCRDPDPALQPLYRPRPRTRTRPSSSTPVLTQTQTQLFKPCTDPDPEPEPDPDPALQPLY